The Sphingomonas sp. NBWT7 nucleotide sequence CAGCGCGTCGGCGATCCTGCCGGTCAGCGCCGCCGCCTCGGTCCAGTGCGCGGCGATCTGCGCTGGCGCCGGAACAGTCGAGCGCGCGAGGATCGCGTCGATATGTTCGTTCCACGGCGGGGGATAGCTCACCATGTTGCCCGCATGATCGCGCACCAGCACGATCGAGAATTCGTGCGTGAAGTCGACGAACGCCTCGAGCACCGCGGGCCCGTCGATCGCCGCCCAGGCCGCATCGGCATCGTCCGCCGAATGCAGCCGCACCTGGCCCTTGCCGTCGTACCCCATGCGCGTCGTCTTGAGCACCGACGGCGTGCCGATCTGCGCCAGCGCCGTGTCGAGCTCGGCGCGCGAGCCGACCGCGGCCCAGCGCGCCGGGGTGCCGCCCAGTGCCGCGACGAATTCCTTCTCTGCCACCCGTTCCTGCGCCACGCGCAGGCTGGCGGGCGAGGGATGCACCGGCACGCGCTCGGCGAGCCACTCGACCGGCCCCGCAGCGATGTTCTCGAATTCGTAGGTGACGACATCGCACTGCGCGGCGAAATCGGCGAGCACGATGCGGTTGTGGTAATCCGCGCGCGTCAGCGAGGAGGCGGTCTGCGCCGCGACGCTCTCGCGATCGGGCGCGAGGACGTGCGTGCGATAGCCGAGCTGCGCTGCAGCCGAAGCGATCATCCGCCCCAATTGACCGCCACCCAGGATGCCGATCGTCGATCCCGGCGGCAGCGGCGTCATGCCGGGCGCTCCGCCACCGCCTCGGTCTGCGCCACGCGCCACGCCTTCAGCCGCTCGGCGAGCGCCGCGTCGTTCGTCGCCAGGATCGCGGCGGCGAGCAGCCCGGCGTTGATCGCGCCCGCCTTGCCGATCGCCAGTGTGCCGACCGGGATGCCGCCCGGCATCTGCACGATCGACAACAGGCTATCCATGCCGTTGAGCGCCTTCGATTCGACCGGCACGCCGAGCACCGGCAGGTGCGTCATCGCCGCTGCCATCCCCGGCAGGTGCGCCGCGCCGCCCGCACCCGCGACGATCACCTT carries:
- the purE gene encoding 5-(carboxyamino)imidazole ribonucleotide mutase, with the protein product MAQVGIIMGSTSDWETMRHAAETLDALAVPHETRVVSAHRTPQRLYDYATGAADRGIKVIVAGAGGAAHLPGMAAAMTHLPVLGVPVESKALNGMDSLLSIVQMPGGIPVGTLAIGKAGAINAGLLAAAILATNDAALAERLKAWRVAQTEAVAERPA
- a CDS encoding 5-(carboxyamino)imidazole ribonucleotide synthase; translated protein: MTPLPPGSTIGILGGGQLGRMIASAAAQLGYRTHVLAPDRESVAAQTASSLTRADYHNRIVLADFAAQCDVVTYEFENIAAGPVEWLAERVPVHPSPASLRVAQERVAEKEFVAALGGTPARWAAVGSRAELDTALAQIGTPSVLKTTRMGYDGKGQVRLHSADDADAAWAAIDGPAVLEAFVDFTHEFSIVLVRDHAGNMVSYPPPWNEHIDAILARSTVPAPAQIAAHWTEAAALTGRIADALGHVGVLTCEYFATPEGPVFNEMAPRVHNSGHWTIEGAVTSQFENHVRAICGLPLGDTGLTGSEVTMENLIGDAAGRWGALLAEPGAHLHLYGKREERAGRKMGHVTRVRR